The Quadrisphaera sp. RL12-1S genome has a segment encoding these proteins:
- a CDS encoding helix-turn-helix domain-containing protein: MSADATSSPTSSPAARPTARPAAPPTGLDALTVGRRVRHLRTARGMTLEELATAVGRAPSQVSVLENGRREPKLALLQAVAAALGCPLAELLQEAPPSHRDALEITLERYQRGAVFAGLGLPEVRVGRGLPTDVLELLVGLQEEVLRLHAERSATPEEARRANAELRAQMRARDNHEPVLEERAAELLRAVGHTGGPLSQGRAAALATHLGFSLHYVADL, from the coding sequence GTGAGCGCCGACGCCACCTCCAGCCCGACCTCTAGCCCGGCCGCCCGCCCCACCGCCCGTCCCGCCGCACCGCCCACCGGCCTGGACGCCCTCACCGTGGGGCGCCGGGTGCGGCACCTGCGCACCGCCCGCGGCATGACGCTGGAGGAGCTGGCCACCGCCGTGGGGCGCGCGCCCAGCCAGGTGTCGGTGCTGGAGAACGGCCGGCGCGAGCCCAAGCTGGCGCTGCTGCAGGCGGTGGCCGCGGCGCTGGGCTGCCCGCTGGCGGAGCTGCTGCAGGAGGCCCCGCCGTCGCACCGGGACGCCCTGGAGATCACCCTGGAGCGCTACCAGCGCGGCGCCGTCTTCGCCGGGCTCGGGTTGCCCGAGGTGCGGGTGGGCCGCGGGCTGCCCACCGACGTCCTGGAGCTGCTGGTGGGGCTGCAGGAGGAGGTGCTGCGCCTGCACGCCGAGCGCTCCGCCACGCCGGAGGAGGCGCGGCGCGCCAACGCCGAGCTGCGCGCGCAGATGCGCGCCCGCGACAACCACGAGCCGGTCCTGGAGGAGCGCGCCGCGGAGCTGCTGCGCGCGGTCGGCCACACCGGCGGGCCGCTGTCGCAGGGCCGCGCGGCGGCGCTGGCCACCCACCTCGGCTTCTCGCTGCACTACGTGGCGGACCT
- the aceA gene encoding isocitrate lyase, protein MTTLAERPSTTTDPTSHRTSTPLPGDQTETAEQIAARWASDPRWAGITRTHTAEDVVALRSSVAVDHTLARRGAERLWRQLHTREWVPALGALTGNQAVQQVRAGLEAIYLSGWQVAADANTSGHTYPDQSLYPVDSVPTVVRRINNALLRADQIDRLENGGVATRDWLAPVVADAEAGFGGPLNAYELMTAMIEAGAAGVHWEDQLSSAKKCGHLGGKVLVPTSQHLRTLAAARLAADVAGTDTVIIARTDSLAADLITSDVDERDRPFLTGERTAEGFFRTRPGEETTVVRGLAYAEVADLLWVETSVPDLDLARRFAEAVHARFPGKLLAYNCSPSFNWKRHLDDATIARFQRELAAMGYAFQFITLAGFHALNHSMYQLARGYSERAMSAYVELQEAEFAAEADGYTATRHQREVGTGYFDRVSTAVDPASTTLALHGSTESEQFGEQLEGGAH, encoded by the coding sequence ATGACCACGCTGGCCGAGCGCCCGAGCACCACCACCGACCCCACGAGCCACCGCACGAGCACGCCGCTGCCGGGGGACCAGACCGAGACCGCCGAGCAGATCGCCGCCCGCTGGGCCAGCGACCCCCGCTGGGCCGGCATCACGCGCACCCACACCGCCGAGGACGTCGTGGCGCTGCGCAGCTCGGTCGCGGTGGACCACACCCTCGCCCGCCGCGGCGCCGAGCGCCTCTGGCGCCAGCTGCACACCCGCGAGTGGGTGCCGGCGCTGGGGGCGCTGACCGGCAACCAGGCCGTCCAGCAGGTCCGCGCCGGCCTGGAGGCCATCTACCTGTCGGGCTGGCAGGTCGCCGCGGACGCCAACACCTCCGGGCACACCTACCCCGACCAGTCGCTCTACCCCGTCGACTCCGTCCCCACCGTGGTCCGGCGGATCAACAACGCCCTGCTGCGCGCCGACCAGATCGACAGGCTCGAGAACGGCGGGGTCGCCACCCGCGACTGGCTCGCCCCGGTCGTCGCCGACGCCGAGGCCGGCTTCGGCGGTCCGCTCAACGCCTACGAGCTCATGACCGCGATGATCGAGGCCGGCGCGGCCGGCGTGCACTGGGAGGACCAGCTCTCCAGCGCCAAGAAGTGCGGGCACCTGGGCGGCAAGGTCCTCGTCCCCACCTCCCAGCACCTGCGCACCCTGGCGGCCGCGCGCCTGGCCGCCGACGTCGCCGGCACCGACACGGTGATCATCGCCCGCACCGACTCCCTCGCCGCCGACCTCATCACCAGCGACGTCGACGAGCGCGACCGGCCCTTCCTCACCGGCGAGCGCACCGCCGAGGGCTTCTTCCGCACCCGGCCCGGGGAGGAGACCACCGTCGTGCGCGGGCTCGCCTACGCCGAGGTCGCCGACCTGCTGTGGGTGGAGACGTCCGTGCCCGACCTGGACCTGGCGCGTCGGTTCGCCGAGGCCGTCCACGCCCGCTTCCCCGGCAAGCTGCTGGCGTACAACTGCTCGCCGTCGTTCAACTGGAAGCGCCACCTCGACGACGCCACCATCGCCCGGTTCCAGCGCGAGCTGGCGGCCATGGGCTACGCCTTCCAGTTCATCACCCTGGCCGGCTTCCACGCCCTCAACCACTCCATGTACCAGCTGGCCCGCGGGTACTCCGAGCGCGCGATGAGCGCCTACGTGGAGCTGCAGGAGGCCGAGTTCGCCGCCGAGGCGGACGGCTACACCGCCACCCGCCACCAGCGCGAGGTCGGCACGGGGTACTTCGACAGGGTCTCCACCGCCGTCGACCCCGCCAGCACCACCCTCGCCCTGCACGGCTCCACCGAGTCCGAGCAGTTCGGCGAGCAGCTCGAGGGAGGTGCTCACTGA
- the aceB gene encoding malate synthase A, with translation MSAQTAQQPLTSDFGARTGFAPMRRWDSPLVVVPDSRQDDDARGQRRPLLPRHGVQVLGTMTERAEEVLTDEALALLGELHRRFAGRRHELLQARVERQKRIDGGFTPGFLPQTEQVRRDRSWRVAGPGPGLEDRRVEITGPCEPKMAVNALNSGARVWLADLEDAASPTWENVITSQLVLRDAVRGQLRHTAPDGRLYEVLPVAEGGVAGPGHRAVDTTIVMRPRGWHLVEKHLRIADPRDPSGQGCPASASLVDWALFATGCARELVAAGKGPYAYLPKLQSHLEARLWDEVFTATEEHLGLAHGTVRATVLVETVHAAFEMEEILYELRDHCAGLNAGRWDYIFSAIKTFSERGPRWVLPDRADITMTVPPMATYAQLLVQTCQRRGAQAIGGMSAFIPQRSDPGATARALEKVRSDKEREAAMGFDGSWVAHPGLVAVAQAAFDAERSPAAGERPAAPEPLPSDPTTAARLLDLASVPGRITSDGLRTNVSAAVRYVAAWLGGTGAVAIDGLMEDAATAEISRAQVWQWVRWGAVTADDGRPITRERVEAVLEDVVEWLPRRPGDHVDEAAEVFRAVALGDRLPPFLTTVAYVEHLVEPRG, from the coding sequence ATGAGCGCGCAGACCGCCCAGCAGCCCCTGACCAGCGACTTCGGCGCGCGGACCGGGTTCGCGCCGATGCGCCGCTGGGACTCCCCCCTCGTCGTCGTCCCCGACAGCCGTCAGGACGACGACGCCCGCGGCCAGCGGCGGCCGCTGCTGCCGCGCCACGGCGTCCAGGTGCTCGGCACCATGACCGAGCGCGCCGAGGAGGTGCTCACCGACGAGGCGCTGGCCCTGCTCGGTGAGCTGCACCGCAGGTTCGCGGGGCGCCGGCACGAGCTGCTGCAGGCGCGGGTGGAGCGGCAGAAGCGCATCGACGGCGGGTTCACGCCGGGCTTCCTGCCCCAGACCGAGCAGGTCCGGCGAGACCGGTCCTGGCGGGTCGCCGGTCCCGGTCCGGGCCTGGAGGACCGCCGGGTGGAGATCACCGGGCCGTGCGAGCCGAAGATGGCCGTCAACGCCCTCAACTCCGGGGCGCGGGTGTGGCTGGCCGACCTGGAGGACGCCGCCTCCCCCACCTGGGAGAACGTCATCACCTCCCAGCTGGTGCTGCGCGACGCCGTCCGCGGCCAGCTCCGGCACACCGCTCCCGACGGGCGCCTCTACGAGGTGCTGCCCGTGGCCGAGGGCGGGGTCGCCGGGCCCGGGCACCGCGCTGTCGACACCACCATCGTCATGAGGCCGCGCGGGTGGCACCTGGTGGAGAAGCACCTGCGCATCGCCGACCCGCGCGACCCGTCGGGCCAGGGCTGCCCGGCCTCGGCGTCGCTGGTGGACTGGGCGCTGTTCGCCACCGGGTGCGCGCGCGAGCTGGTCGCTGCCGGCAAGGGCCCGTACGCCTACCTGCCCAAGCTGCAGAGCCACCTGGAGGCGCGGCTGTGGGACGAGGTGTTCACCGCCACCGAGGAGCACCTCGGCCTGGCCCACGGGACCGTGCGCGCCACCGTGCTGGTGGAGACGGTCCACGCCGCCTTCGAGATGGAGGAGATCCTCTACGAGCTGCGCGACCACTGCGCGGGGCTCAACGCCGGCCGGTGGGACTACATCTTCTCGGCCATCAAGACCTTCTCCGAGCGCGGCCCGCGCTGGGTGCTGCCGGACCGCGCCGACATCACCATGACCGTGCCGCCGATGGCCACCTACGCCCAGCTGCTGGTCCAGACGTGCCAGCGGCGCGGGGCGCAGGCGATCGGCGGGATGAGCGCCTTCATCCCGCAGCGGTCGGACCCGGGGGCGACCGCGCGGGCGCTGGAGAAGGTCCGCAGCGACAAGGAGCGCGAGGCGGCGATGGGCTTCGACGGCTCGTGGGTGGCCCACCCCGGCCTGGTCGCGGTGGCGCAGGCCGCCTTCGACGCCGAGCGCTCCCCCGCCGCCGGCGAGCGGCCCGCCGCGCCCGAGCCGCTCCCGTCGGACCCCACCACCGCCGCTCGGCTGCTCGACCTGGCGTCGGTGCCGGGGCGGATCACCTCCGACGGGCTGCGCACCAACGTCTCCGCGGCGGTGCGCTACGTCGCGGCGTGGCTCGGGGGGACCGGCGCCGTCGCCATCGACGGGCTCATGGAGGACGCCGCCACGGCGGAGATCTCCCGGGCCCAGGTGTGGCAGTGGGTCCGGTGGGGCGCGGTGACCGCCGACGACGGCCGGCCGATCACCCGCGAGCGCGTGGAGGCGGTGCTGGAGGACGTCGTGGAGTGGCTGCCGCGGCGTCCGGGAGACCACGTGGACGAGGCCGCGGAGGTGTTCCGCGCGGTGGCCCTCGGGGACCGGCTGCCGCCGTTCCTCACCACCGTCGCCTACGTGGAGCACCTCGTGGAGCCCCGCGGCTGA
- a CDS encoding YceI family protein: MSAPSPLRGPGPVPHLPHLPGPGRWRLVPGASRAGFRVRDKLVTAVEGTMPVLGGTVTVDDGGAVVRAVVRVDATAVSTGNERRDRELGRPRFLSTGAHPVVEVRTTTTAAIASSTGQDDGQDDVSTGHVHAHAVVLARGASAPVELTATLQPPPAAVPHGVRVRVRGRLDRRPLGIAAPTVLVGRFLDLEADLVLEPDADGPPRSGAGAP; this comes from the coding sequence GTGAGCGCACCCTCGCCCCTGCGCGGCCCCGGCCCCGTGCCCCACCTGCCGCACCTGCCAGGCCCCGGCCGGTGGCGGCTGGTGCCCGGGGCGAGCCGGGCGGGGTTCCGCGTGCGCGACAAGCTCGTCACCGCGGTGGAGGGGACCATGCCGGTGCTCGGCGGCACCGTCACCGTCGACGACGGCGGCGCGGTGGTGCGCGCCGTCGTGCGCGTGGACGCGACGGCGGTCAGCACCGGCAACGAGCGCCGGGACCGGGAGCTGGGCAGGCCCCGGTTCCTCAGCACGGGCGCGCACCCCGTGGTGGAGGTCCGCACCACCACCACTGCCGCCATCGCCTCGTCCACCGGGCAGGACGACGGGCAGGACGACGTCAGCACAGGACACGTCCACGCCCACGCCGTCGTCCTCGCCCGCGGGGCCAGCGCCCCCGTCGAGCTGACCGCCACGCTCCAGCCACCACCGGCGGCGGTCCCGCACGGGGTCCGGGTGCGCGTGCGCGGCCGCCTCGACCGGCGACCGCTGGGGATCGCGGCGCCGACCGTCCTCGTCGGGCGCTTCCTCGACCTCGAGGCCGACCTCGTCCTCGAGCCCGACGCCGACGGCCCGCCCCGCTCCGGCGCCGGAGCGCCCTGA
- a CDS encoding DUF4386 family protein, with the protein MSTTRHPSFTSPSSASPPVVTGAGTGALSLAAPPHDLRRAARWTAALLLPVGPAVITAGRMGLPYWTTDTPAQIVDGILGDRAWMSAMQWAGAVASPALLLGVLALHRLARRGSPRLAAAGAALAFTAYACWGAAGNSEQLVLAGADAGVPRDALLALGTAVDGSALSMTTGLLWVVGHIVGTVLLGVALLRARAVPRWAAWLLVLSQPLHFVAAVVVPSRALDFVGWGGTTLACAVAAWSVLRTRDDDWDVPPVASVRGSR; encoded by the coding sequence GTGAGCACCACCCGCCATCCGTCCTTCACCAGCCCGTCGTCCGCCTCCCCTCCCGTCGTGACCGGGGCCGGGACCGGGGCTCTCTCGCTGGCCGCTCCACCGCACGACCTGCGCCGCGCGGCCCGCTGGACCGCCGCCCTGCTGCTGCCGGTGGGCCCGGCGGTCATCACGGCGGGCCGGATGGGGCTGCCGTACTGGACCACCGACACCCCGGCGCAGATCGTGGACGGGATCCTCGGCGACCGCGCCTGGATGTCCGCGATGCAGTGGGCGGGAGCGGTGGCCTCGCCGGCGCTGCTGCTGGGGGTGCTGGCGCTGCACCGCCTCGCCCGGCGCGGCTCGCCGCGGCTGGCGGCCGCCGGGGCGGCGCTGGCGTTCACCGCCTACGCCTGCTGGGGCGCCGCGGGCAACAGCGAGCAGCTGGTGCTCGCCGGGGCGGACGCGGGCGTCCCGCGGGACGCGCTCCTGGCCCTCGGGACCGCCGTGGACGGCTCGGCGCTGTCGATGACCACCGGCCTGCTGTGGGTGGTCGGCCACATCGTGGGCACGGTGCTGCTGGGCGTCGCGCTGCTGCGTGCCCGCGCGGTGCCCCGGTGGGCGGCGTGGCTGCTGGTGCTCAGCCAGCCGCTGCACTTCGTGGCGGCGGTGGTGGTGCCCAGCCGGGCCCTCGACTTCGTGGGCTGGGGCGGCACGACGCTGGCCTGCGCCGTGGCGGCCTGGTCCGTGCTGCGCACCCGCGACGACGACTGGGACGTCCCGCCGGTCGCGAGCGTCCGGGGCTCGCGGTGA
- a CDS encoding sensor histidine kinase — MEDPRPVRRRWSAGLVLVVASTAAALLGPPVGLAAGVTWPELVEGFAVTDSAAALSLTAAAAPVVLARPGHAVGRLLLASGACYAAAALVIPATAALAAAGAPRGVVSASALAGELVWTPAVAVLIPLLLLVFPTGTLAHRAWRPVAVLLVVSGPLFAWSVLDPVGFTLRGEQLGPPAWVSAAPGWVQPVSGLRGTGLLLASVALLAWRWVRGDDVVRRQLLWVLVATAVTTVAVLLPTDGVDPLRIAAVLPLVPGAVAVAVVRHQLLDIRLVVARALAYGVLAGLAAGVFAAAVVLVVLLAGTVSGSTTTVAAAAAVTAAVVAPLHAAVVGRVERALYGQRRDPVAVLESLAPHLSAGRAGLDGAVASLAEVLRLPRAVLVDGADRVVASSGWSAGHVDGHVEQDVDGDVDGDVDGERLALPGGALVVSPRRGQAALSRADRRAVAAISAPLAVALRATELTEQLQRARLEALAARADERERIRQDLHDGLGPALAGIAFSAAAVQHLLPATSSRPCDGADDGVAAAAAVAGSIAQDVAAASREVRRIVDGLQPAGLEGRTLVEALRAEAERVGRVPRTAADGAQQPLLVDLDLPGGPGGGPPLPEDVEVALYRTAVEALHNAARHGRAERALVRLRVGERAELEVLDSTAGCHDPVPWEAGTGLRGIARRTAELGGTWWAGPTPQGGRVVVDVPLPPPVVTG, encoded by the coding sequence GTGGAGGATCCCCGCCCGGTGCGACGGCGCTGGTCCGCGGGCCTGGTGCTCGTGGTGGCCAGCACCGCCGCCGCGCTGCTCGGTCCCCCGGTGGGGCTGGCCGCCGGGGTCACCTGGCCCGAGCTGGTCGAGGGCTTCGCCGTCACCGACAGCGCCGCCGCGCTGAGCCTCACGGCCGCCGCCGCCCCCGTGGTCCTCGCGCGCCCGGGCCACGCCGTCGGCCGGCTCCTGCTCGCCTCGGGGGCCTGCTACGCCGCCGCGGCCCTGGTCATCCCCGCCACCGCGGCGCTCGCGGCGGCCGGCGCCCCGCGCGGGGTGGTGTCCGCGTCGGCCCTGGCCGGGGAGCTGGTGTGGACGCCCGCCGTCGCCGTCCTCATCCCCCTGCTCCTGCTCGTCTTCCCCACCGGGACCCTGGCGCACCGCGCCTGGCGACCGGTGGCGGTGCTCCTCGTGGTGAGCGGGCCGCTGTTCGCGTGGTCGGTGCTGGACCCGGTGGGGTTCACCCTGCGCGGCGAGCAGCTGGGACCGCCCGCCTGGGTGTCCGCGGCACCGGGCTGGGTGCAGCCCGTCAGCGGCCTGCGCGGCACGGGCCTGCTGCTGGCCTCGGTGGCCCTGCTCGCGTGGCGGTGGGTGCGAGGGGACGACGTGGTCCGCCGCCAGCTGCTGTGGGTGCTCGTCGCGACGGCCGTGACGACGGTCGCGGTGCTCCTGCCCACCGACGGGGTCGACCCGCTGCGCATCGCGGCCGTGCTGCCGCTGGTCCCGGGCGCGGTAGCGGTGGCGGTGGTGCGCCACCAGCTGCTCGACATCCGCCTGGTGGTGGCGCGCGCCCTCGCCTACGGCGTGCTGGCGGGGCTGGCCGCCGGGGTGTTCGCGGCGGCCGTGGTGCTGGTGGTGCTCCTGGCCGGGACCGTCAGCGGCAGCACGACGACGGTGGCCGCGGCGGCCGCCGTCACGGCCGCCGTGGTGGCGCCCCTGCACGCGGCGGTGGTCGGCCGGGTGGAGCGGGCCCTGTACGGCCAGCGGCGAGACCCGGTGGCGGTGCTCGAGTCGCTCGCGCCGCACCTGAGCGCCGGGCGGGCGGGGCTGGACGGCGCTGTCGCCTCGCTCGCGGAGGTGCTGCGGCTGCCGCGCGCGGTGCTGGTGGACGGGGCGGATCGCGTGGTCGCCTCCTCGGGGTGGAGCGCCGGGCACGTCGACGGGCACGTCGAGCAGGACGTCGACGGGGACGTCGACGGGGACGTCGACGGGGAGCGCCTCGCGCTGCCGGGCGGGGCGCTGGTGGTGAGCCCGCGGCGGGGGCAGGCGGCGCTGTCCCGCGCCGACCGGCGGGCCGTGGCGGCCATCTCCGCGCCGCTGGCGGTGGCGCTGCGGGCCACCGAGCTGACCGAGCAGCTGCAGCGGGCCCGCCTGGAGGCGCTGGCCGCGCGCGCCGACGAGCGCGAGCGCATCCGCCAGGACCTGCACGACGGCCTGGGGCCGGCGCTGGCCGGCATCGCCTTCTCGGCCGCGGCGGTCCAGCACCTGCTGCCGGCCACCTCCTCGCGCCCGTGCGACGGGGCGGACGACGGGGTGGCCGCGGCAGCGGCCGTGGCCGGGTCCATCGCGCAGGACGTGGCGGCCGCCTCCCGGGAGGTCCGCCGGATCGTGGACGGGCTGCAGCCGGCGGGGCTGGAGGGGCGGACGCTGGTGGAGGCGCTGCGCGCCGAGGCCGAGCGGGTGGGGCGGGTGCCGCGGACGGCGGCGGACGGCGCCCAGCAGCCCCTGCTGGTGGACCTCGACCTCCCGGGCGGCCCCGGCGGTGGCCCCCCGCTGCCGGAGGACGTGGAGGTGGCGCTGTACCGGACCGCGGTGGAGGCGCTGCACAACGCCGCCCGGCACGGGCGCGCCGAGCGGGCCCTGGTGAGGCTGCGGGTGGGCGAGCGCGCGGAGCTGGAGGTGCTCGACAGCACCGCCGGGTGCCACGACCCGGTGCCGTGGGAGGCCGGGACCGGTCTGCGCGGCATCGCGCGCCGCACCGCTGAGCTCGGAGGCACGTGGTGGGCCGGGCCGACCCCGCAGGGCGGGCGCGTCGTCGTCGACGTCCCCCTCCC